The window TATTTTTCGGCACTTCTTTGGAAGACTGAATGATAATATCTTTGAGCTGTGTCTCGCTAATCTTTCCTTCCATATATTTCGCTAAACTTACATACCAGAGTATGGTAGGGACATATCGAGCTTTGCCCAAATATTCTTTTTCCTTAAAAGCTAAATTATATCTCTTTTCTAATTGGATGACTTGTTGATATTTTTCTTGTTTGAGGAGAGACATAAAATAAGGACAAAAGAAAATATGCCACCTGACTTTAAATATTTCTTTTTTATAGGCTCCAAGAAAAGTTTCCCCATAGCTTTCTGCGCATGAATACTTATAACATTTGTTCAGAACTCTTAAATATACTGATACAAAGCCAATTCGGGTATACATGCTATTGGTTCTTTTTAATTGAGGAATGCTCTCCTGCATTAAGTTTAAAGCCTCGGTGTTTTTATTGTTAATGATGAGGATATTGCACAGCTTGATTAAGTAAAATAGAAAGTCTGAGTTTTTTTGTCTGACACTTAGGTAGGCGTATTTCTCTGCCAGATCCATTTCTCTTAGCATGGAATGCATCATGGCTCTGTTGGAATAATAATTGGCTAATATTCGTTTTGAATAAAATTTACTGGTTTGAATTTCCTTATCAAGCTCGTCATAAATCCCTCTGAGTTTGTCAAATTGTCGATAATTATAATGGATGTAAGTGATTCGGATAAATGCTTTGTAACGAGTAAAACCATCAACTATTTTATTCTGAAAAGTACTCAATAAAAATTCTTCCCATTGTTTAGAATCACCAAGTGAAGTGGTATGTTGATTGATGATATCTACAGCAGATATATTCATTTCTCTGTTTAGTTCTAATGCTTCTAGGTGTGCTGTCTCGTATTTTTGAAGGTATTCTTGTACTGATTTGTAATAGAATATCCGAGTACGAATCAGTAAAAAATCCCTATAGGAATTGAGCATTTCGTAAAAACGGATGAAATTGAAAGAAGAGGGGTTGATGGTCTTGGTATACTTCAATAGATTTTTTTCATCTTCAGGAAGTAAGTTGTCCATGTTGATTTTCATCTCCATCTCCATAATCCACTCAAAAAAAACATCCACATCTACACTGCTTAGCTTTTCGCTAATCCATTTCATTAAATTGGAATACCTCCTCTTGTCAATATTTAGAGGGAAATCTTTGGTACTATTGGGATGACTTACATTGTATCTGATAAATTCTAAAATCCTTAAAACATCCTGATTCTCAAATTTCTGAATGGAATCAATATAAGCCAGTTCGTGTGGATATAGAAGGTTTGCGAATGTTGAGAATTTATTTAGTTGCATGATTTTTAATCCCTTTTATGGTCTTTCAAAATTAAAGTAATTTGCTGAGATATCATCTTTTCAATTTGAAAAAACCGCTTCCTCATATGAGAAAGCGGTTGAAGTTTGAGAAATATAAATAGACTAATTGATAAATAATTTCATTTCCTCAATGACAATTTCTGGCTTTTCAAACATTAGGAAATGGCCACATTTGGGTATCATAATCAATTTACTATCGGAAATGTGTTCATGACCATATTTAGCTATTTTGCTTGTAGTGCCTGGGTTAAGGTATCTGTTGGGTATGAGATTGTCATTCTCTCCAAAAAATATTAATGTAGGTATTTCTAGCTGGTCTAATTTGTCAATAATCGGTTCGTTTATCATTCCGGCAACCGATTTACTGACGGCATAACAATATCCTCCAAAATCAGAAGCTTCTCTCATGGCCATTCTATCAGTCATCATAAATTCTGCATCTTTTGGCATATTATAAAAATTGAAAGCCAAATTGGTTTCTATTCCTTCGTAAGTTGTATTGTGAACTAAAATCGGAGTCATAATATCTTCAAACCATTCTTTTTGACCAGGAGTAAAGCGTTCAAATCCTGCAGGTGCAAATAAAATCAGATTATTCAGCTGTTCTGGCCAGCTTAAGCCATAAACTACGCTGATTTGTCCGCCCATGGAATGTCCTGCTAGCGAGAATTTATCTATTCCAAGCTTCCCTGTTATTTCATGAATGATGTCGGCATAGAAGCTCATCATACCACTATGTGGAGCTTTGCTTGATTTTCCATAACCAGGTAAGTCAATAGCGATACAGCGGTATTTTTTGCTGAGTTCGGGAATGAGTTTGTCATAAGCAGGAATATAAGAACCTAAACCATGAATAAAAATAATGGTTTCGGTGCCACTGCCTTCGTCAGTATAGGCCACTTCAATTTCATTGTCGAGCTGAATCGTTTTTACAGGAACTCTATAATTTAAGTCTTGAAAGCTCTTCAGTTTTGGGATGTTTTTATAGGGAGCGCAAGCTGTCATACTAATAATGGCGAATAATAGGATGCTATATTTTATCATTTTCATATCTCTAAATTTAAAATAATAACCATTTATAAACGATAAATACGGTCCAGGGATTTGGAGGTCGAACATCGTAACTACCGTTAATATCGGAGCTGTAGTTGCTGTCATTGCTGTCGAAGAATTCTCCGAGCCACATATCGGCTCCGTGAAGTTCAACGCTCATAAATGCGCCTAGTTTGTATTTGATAGCTGCATTAAGCTCAGTTCCAATATTGCTTCCGCCATTTTGAGGAACTACATTACTAAATCCTTGTGCCATTCCTATTTTTATATTCAATTTGTGAGGAATGATGTCGTGATGTGCATTTAAAGTAAAGGCATTTAAACCATATCCCATATTTGATAAATCTGAGACTACAGGAGTGAATCTGTTTACTACGTTAATATGTGGAAACAATAGATATGCCCCAGAACTGATGAATATGGAAGCAGGTAATCCCCATGTATTTCCAGTAATAACACCAGTATATTTTCCATCGCTAATTCCATTTGGATCTCCAGAGGAGTATACGTAGTCTACAGATACATAATCGTTTAGTGTTTGTCCGTAGCGGTAAGCGCCTCTTGCATTTAAGGCAAAGCCACTGACGTCTACTCCATCTTCCCAACCTTCTTGGTTTACGTTAACATGCCCAAGATTATAGCTGAAAAAACCGGAAAGCTGATATCTATCCATGATAAAATCTGGATTTCTACTAAAGAAAGTACCTAGCCAATAAATATCAGCGGTATAATCATTGGTACCAAAATTAAATAGATAAGCTCCATTATAGGCAGTTAATACACTGGTTAGTCCTTGTCCAAAAACAGAGACTCCTCCGGTATTTTTTCCTCGGTCGAGAATGCCATAAACAGA is drawn from Lentimicrobium sp. L6 and contains these coding sequences:
- a CDS encoding alpha/beta fold hydrolase, with the translated sequence MKMIKYSILLFAIISMTACAPYKNIPKLKSFQDLNYRVPVKTIQLDNEIEVAYTDEGSGTETIIFIHGLGSYIPAYDKLIPELSKKYRCIAIDLPGYGKSSKAPHSGMMSFYADIIHEITGKLGIDKFSLAGHSMGGQISVVYGLSWPEQLNNLILFAPAGFERFTPGQKEWFEDIMTPILVHNTTYEGIETNLAFNFYNMPKDAEFMMTDRMAMREASDFGGYCYAVSKSVAGMINEPIIDKLDQLEIPTLIFFGENDNLIPNRYLNPGTTSKIAKYGHEHISDSKLIMIPKCGHFLMFEKPEIVIEEMKLFIN